The following are encoded in a window of Strix aluco isolate bStrAlu1 chromosome 15, bStrAlu1.hap1, whole genome shotgun sequence genomic DNA:
- the TRAF7 gene encoding E3 ubiquitin-protein ligase TRAF7 isoform X1: MSSNKNARYNRFSSGTTNITTSENTNGTRMETTFGPAYSAVTTITKADGTNTFKQHRRTPSSSSTLTYSPRDEDDGMPPISTPRRSDSAISVRSLHSESNMSLRSTFSLHEEEEEPEPLVFAEQPSVKLCCQLCCSVFKDPVITTCGHTFCRRCALTSEKCPVDNAKLTVVVNNIAVAEQIGELFIHCKYGCRPAASSKPAAFEVDPRGCPFTIKLSARKDHESSCDYRPVRCPNNPSCPPLLKMNLEAHLKECEHIKCPHSKYGCTFIGNQDTYETHLETCKFEGLKEFLQQTDDRFHEMQVAMAQKDQEIAFLRSMLGKLSEKIDQLEKNLELKFDVLDENQSKLSEDLMEFRRDASMLNDELSHINARLNMGILGSYDPQQIFKCKGTFVGHQGPVWCLCVYSIGDLLFSGSSDKTIKVWDTCTTYKCQKTLEGHDGIVLALCIQGNKLYSGSADCTIIVWDIQNLQKVNTIRAHDNPVCTLVSSHNMLFSGSLKAIKVWDIVGTELKLKKELTGLNHWVRALVASQNYLYSGSYQTIKIWDIRNLECVHVLQTSGGSVYSIAVTNHHIVCGTYENLIHVWDIETKEQVRTLTGHVGTVYALAVISTPDQTKVFSASYDRSLRVWSMDNMICTQTLLRHQGSVTALAVSRGRLFSGAVDSTVKVWTC; the protein is encoded by the exons ATGAGCTCAAACAAGAACGCTCGCTACAATCGTTTCTCCAGTGGCACAACAAACATCACTACTTCCGAAAACACTAACGGG ACAAGAATGGAAACAACTTTTGGGCCAGCCTACTCTGCTGTGACGACCATCACAAAGG ctgACGGGACCAATACTTTTAAACAGCATCGTCGGACCCCATCCTCCTCCAGCACACTCACCTACTCCCCACGAGATGAGGACGATGGCATG CCTCCGATCAGCACCCCACGCCGCTCTGACTCTGCTATCTCCGTCCGTTCATTGCACTCTGAGTCCAACATGTCCTTGCGCTCGACGTTCTCACTccatgaggaagaggaggagcca GAGCCGCTGGTGTTTGCTGAACAACCGTCTGTGAAGCTGTGCTGCCAACTGTGCTGTAGTGTGTTTAAGGATCCAGTCATCACAACCTGTGGG CACACATTTTGTAGAAGATGTGCCTTAACATCTG AGAAGTGCCCCGTGGACAATGCCAAACTGACCGTAGTGGTTAACAACATTGCGGTGGCTGAGCAGATCGGGGAGCTCTTCATTCACTGCAAGTATGGCTGCCggcctgcagccagcagcaagcCCGCTGCCTTCGAGGTGGACCCCCGTGGATGTCCGTTTACAATTAAACTGAGTGCCAGGAA AGATCATGAAAGCAGCTGTGATTACAGGCCAGTTCGCTGCCCCAATAACCCCAGCTGCCCACCTCTCCTGAAAATGAACCTGGAGGCCCATCTGAAAGAGTGCGAGCACATAAAATGTCCCCACTCCAAATACGG GTGTACGTTCATAGGAAATCAAGACACTTATGAGACCCACCTGGAGACGTGCAAGTTTGAGGGTCTGAAGGAGTTCCTGCAGCAGACAGACGATCGCTTCCATGAGATGCAGGTGGCAATGGCCCAGAAGGACCAGGAAATTGCCTTCCTGCGCTCCATGCTGGGGAAGCTCTCGGAGAAAATCGACCAGCTGGAGAAGAACCTGGAGCTCAAGTTTG ATGTGTTGGACGAGAACCAGAGCAAGCTGAGCGAGGACCTGATGGAGTTCCGCAGGGATGCCTCCATGCTGAAC GACGAGCTCTCCCACATTAATGCTCGGCTCAACATGGGCATCCTTGGAT CCTATGATCCTCAGCAGATCTTCAAGTGCAAGGGCACCTTTGTGGGACACCAGGGCCCTGTCTGGTGTTTGTGCGTTTACTCCATAGGAGACTTGCTCTTCAGTGGCTCTTCAGACAAAACCATTAAG GTGTGGGATACCTGTACCACATACAAGTGCCAAAAGACCTTGGAGGGTCACGATGGAATTGTACTGGCTCTTTGCATCCAGGG GAACAAGCTGTACAGCGGCTCTGCTGACTGCACCATAATT GTCTGGGATATTCAAAACCTGCAGAAAGTGAACACGATCCGAGCACACGACAATCCTGTCTGCACTTTGGTCTCCTCACATAACATGCTGTTCAGCGGCTCTCTCAAAGCCATCAAG GTCTGGGATATTGTAGGTACTGAGCTCAAACTGAAGAAGGAACTGACAGGTCTCAATCACTGGGTGCGAGCCCTGGTGGCTTCCCAAAACTATCTCTACAGCGGATCTTACCAAACAATCAAG ATCTGGGACATCCGCAACTTGGAGTGTGTCCACGTGCTGCAGACGTCGGGAGGCAGCGTCTACTCCATCGCTGTGACAAACCACCACATCGTCTGTGGCACCTACGAGAACCTCATCCAT GTCTGGGATATTGAAACAAAGGAACAAGTCCGCACGCTGACCGGGCACGTGGGTACGGTCTACGCCCTGGCTGTCATCTCCACGCCGGATCAAACCAAAGTCTTCAGTGCATCCTACGACCGGTCTCTCAGG GTGTGGAGCATGGACAACATGATCTGCACTCAGACGCTGCTGCGACACCAGGGCAGCGTCACTGCCCTCGCCGTCTCCCGGGGCCGCCTCTTCTCCGGTGCCGTGGACAGCACTGTAAAG GTCTGGACGTGCTAG
- the TRAF7 gene encoding E3 ubiquitin-protein ligase TRAF7 isoform X4 — translation MSSNKNARYNRFSSGTTNITTSENTNGTRMETTFGPAYSAVTTITKADGTNTFKQHRRTPSSSSTLTYSPRDEDDGMPPISTPRRSDSAISVRSLHSESNMSLRSTFSLHEEEEEPEPLVFAEQPSVKLCCQLCCSVFKDPVITTCGHTFCRRCALTSEKCPVDNAKLTVVVNNIAVAEQIGELFIHCKYGCRPAASSKPAAFEVDPRGCPFTIKLSARKDHESSCDYRPVRCPNNPSCPPLLKMNLEAHLKECEHIKCPHSKYGCTFIGNQDTYETHLETCKFEGLKEFLQQTDDRFHEMQVAMAQKDQEIAFLRSMLGKLSEKIDQLEKNLELKFDVLDENQSKLSEDLMEFRRDASMLNDELSHINARLNMGILGSYDPQQIFKCKGTFVGHQGPVWCLCVYSIGDLLFSGSSDKTIKVWDTCTTYKCQKTLEGHDGIVLALCIQGNKLYSGSADCTIIVWDIQNLQKVNTIRAHDNPVCTLVSSHNMLFSGSLKAIKLLVRRLMGPSICRRAHALFFIWGLEWLSYQEHSGLEEQ, via the exons ATGAGCTCAAACAAGAACGCTCGCTACAATCGTTTCTCCAGTGGCACAACAAACATCACTACTTCCGAAAACACTAACGGG ACAAGAATGGAAACAACTTTTGGGCCAGCCTACTCTGCTGTGACGACCATCACAAAGG ctgACGGGACCAATACTTTTAAACAGCATCGTCGGACCCCATCCTCCTCCAGCACACTCACCTACTCCCCACGAGATGAGGACGATGGCATG CCTCCGATCAGCACCCCACGCCGCTCTGACTCTGCTATCTCCGTCCGTTCATTGCACTCTGAGTCCAACATGTCCTTGCGCTCGACGTTCTCACTccatgaggaagaggaggagcca GAGCCGCTGGTGTTTGCTGAACAACCGTCTGTGAAGCTGTGCTGCCAACTGTGCTGTAGTGTGTTTAAGGATCCAGTCATCACAACCTGTGGG CACACATTTTGTAGAAGATGTGCCTTAACATCTG AGAAGTGCCCCGTGGACAATGCCAAACTGACCGTAGTGGTTAACAACATTGCGGTGGCTGAGCAGATCGGGGAGCTCTTCATTCACTGCAAGTATGGCTGCCggcctgcagccagcagcaagcCCGCTGCCTTCGAGGTGGACCCCCGTGGATGTCCGTTTACAATTAAACTGAGTGCCAGGAA AGATCATGAAAGCAGCTGTGATTACAGGCCAGTTCGCTGCCCCAATAACCCCAGCTGCCCACCTCTCCTGAAAATGAACCTGGAGGCCCATCTGAAAGAGTGCGAGCACATAAAATGTCCCCACTCCAAATACGG GTGTACGTTCATAGGAAATCAAGACACTTATGAGACCCACCTGGAGACGTGCAAGTTTGAGGGTCTGAAGGAGTTCCTGCAGCAGACAGACGATCGCTTCCATGAGATGCAGGTGGCAATGGCCCAGAAGGACCAGGAAATTGCCTTCCTGCGCTCCATGCTGGGGAAGCTCTCGGAGAAAATCGACCAGCTGGAGAAGAACCTGGAGCTCAAGTTTG ATGTGTTGGACGAGAACCAGAGCAAGCTGAGCGAGGACCTGATGGAGTTCCGCAGGGATGCCTCCATGCTGAAC GACGAGCTCTCCCACATTAATGCTCGGCTCAACATGGGCATCCTTGGAT CCTATGATCCTCAGCAGATCTTCAAGTGCAAGGGCACCTTTGTGGGACACCAGGGCCCTGTCTGGTGTTTGTGCGTTTACTCCATAGGAGACTTGCTCTTCAGTGGCTCTTCAGACAAAACCATTAAG GTGTGGGATACCTGTACCACATACAAGTGCCAAAAGACCTTGGAGGGTCACGATGGAATTGTACTGGCTCTTTGCATCCAGGG GAACAAGCTGTACAGCGGCTCTGCTGACTGCACCATAATT GTCTGGGATATTCAAAACCTGCAGAAAGTGAACACGATCCGAGCACACGACAATCCTGTCTGCACTTTGGTCTCCTCACATAACATGCTGTTCAGCGGCTCTCTCAAAGCCATCAAG CTCCTGGTGAGACGGCTTATGGGACCATCCATCTGTAGGAGGGCACATGCTCTTTTCTTTATCTGGGGCCTGGAGTGGCTCAGCTATCAAGAGCACtcggggctggaggagcagtga
- the TRAF7 gene encoding E3 ubiquitin-protein ligase TRAF7 isoform X2, with protein sequence MSSNKNARYNRFSSGTTNITTSENTNGTRMETTFGPAYSAVTTITKADGTNTFKQHRRTPSSSSTLTYSPRDEDDGMEPLVFAEQPSVKLCCQLCCSVFKDPVITTCGHTFCRRCALTSEKCPVDNAKLTVVVNNIAVAEQIGELFIHCKYGCRPAASSKPAAFEVDPRGCPFTIKLSARKDHESSCDYRPVRCPNNPSCPPLLKMNLEAHLKECEHIKCPHSKYGCTFIGNQDTYETHLETCKFEGLKEFLQQTDDRFHEMQVAMAQKDQEIAFLRSMLGKLSEKIDQLEKNLELKFDVLDENQSKLSEDLMEFRRDASMLNDELSHINARLNMGILGSYDPQQIFKCKGTFVGHQGPVWCLCVYSIGDLLFSGSSDKTIKVWDTCTTYKCQKTLEGHDGIVLALCIQGNKLYSGSADCTIIVWDIQNLQKVNTIRAHDNPVCTLVSSHNMLFSGSLKAIKVWDIVGTELKLKKELTGLNHWVRALVASQNYLYSGSYQTIKIWDIRNLECVHVLQTSGGSVYSIAVTNHHIVCGTYENLIHVWDIETKEQVRTLTGHVGTVYALAVISTPDQTKVFSASYDRSLRVWSMDNMICTQTLLRHQGSVTALAVSRGRLFSGAVDSTVKVWTC encoded by the exons ATGAGCTCAAACAAGAACGCTCGCTACAATCGTTTCTCCAGTGGCACAACAAACATCACTACTTCCGAAAACACTAACGGG ACAAGAATGGAAACAACTTTTGGGCCAGCCTACTCTGCTGTGACGACCATCACAAAGG ctgACGGGACCAATACTTTTAAACAGCATCGTCGGACCCCATCCTCCTCCAGCACACTCACCTACTCCCCACGAGATGAGGACGATGGCATG GAGCCGCTGGTGTTTGCTGAACAACCGTCTGTGAAGCTGTGCTGCCAACTGTGCTGTAGTGTGTTTAAGGATCCAGTCATCACAACCTGTGGG CACACATTTTGTAGAAGATGTGCCTTAACATCTG AGAAGTGCCCCGTGGACAATGCCAAACTGACCGTAGTGGTTAACAACATTGCGGTGGCTGAGCAGATCGGGGAGCTCTTCATTCACTGCAAGTATGGCTGCCggcctgcagccagcagcaagcCCGCTGCCTTCGAGGTGGACCCCCGTGGATGTCCGTTTACAATTAAACTGAGTGCCAGGAA AGATCATGAAAGCAGCTGTGATTACAGGCCAGTTCGCTGCCCCAATAACCCCAGCTGCCCACCTCTCCTGAAAATGAACCTGGAGGCCCATCTGAAAGAGTGCGAGCACATAAAATGTCCCCACTCCAAATACGG GTGTACGTTCATAGGAAATCAAGACACTTATGAGACCCACCTGGAGACGTGCAAGTTTGAGGGTCTGAAGGAGTTCCTGCAGCAGACAGACGATCGCTTCCATGAGATGCAGGTGGCAATGGCCCAGAAGGACCAGGAAATTGCCTTCCTGCGCTCCATGCTGGGGAAGCTCTCGGAGAAAATCGACCAGCTGGAGAAGAACCTGGAGCTCAAGTTTG ATGTGTTGGACGAGAACCAGAGCAAGCTGAGCGAGGACCTGATGGAGTTCCGCAGGGATGCCTCCATGCTGAAC GACGAGCTCTCCCACATTAATGCTCGGCTCAACATGGGCATCCTTGGAT CCTATGATCCTCAGCAGATCTTCAAGTGCAAGGGCACCTTTGTGGGACACCAGGGCCCTGTCTGGTGTTTGTGCGTTTACTCCATAGGAGACTTGCTCTTCAGTGGCTCTTCAGACAAAACCATTAAG GTGTGGGATACCTGTACCACATACAAGTGCCAAAAGACCTTGGAGGGTCACGATGGAATTGTACTGGCTCTTTGCATCCAGGG GAACAAGCTGTACAGCGGCTCTGCTGACTGCACCATAATT GTCTGGGATATTCAAAACCTGCAGAAAGTGAACACGATCCGAGCACACGACAATCCTGTCTGCACTTTGGTCTCCTCACATAACATGCTGTTCAGCGGCTCTCTCAAAGCCATCAAG GTCTGGGATATTGTAGGTACTGAGCTCAAACTGAAGAAGGAACTGACAGGTCTCAATCACTGGGTGCGAGCCCTGGTGGCTTCCCAAAACTATCTCTACAGCGGATCTTACCAAACAATCAAG ATCTGGGACATCCGCAACTTGGAGTGTGTCCACGTGCTGCAGACGTCGGGAGGCAGCGTCTACTCCATCGCTGTGACAAACCACCACATCGTCTGTGGCACCTACGAGAACCTCATCCAT GTCTGGGATATTGAAACAAAGGAACAAGTCCGCACGCTGACCGGGCACGTGGGTACGGTCTACGCCCTGGCTGTCATCTCCACGCCGGATCAAACCAAAGTCTTCAGTGCATCCTACGACCGGTCTCTCAGG GTGTGGAGCATGGACAACATGATCTGCACTCAGACGCTGCTGCGACACCAGGGCAGCGTCACTGCCCTCGCCGTCTCCCGGGGCCGCCTCTTCTCCGGTGCCGTGGACAGCACTGTAAAG GTCTGGACGTGCTAG
- the TRAF7 gene encoding E3 ubiquitin-protein ligase TRAF7 isoform X3, with amino-acid sequence MSLRSTFSLHEEEEEPEPLVFAEQPSVKLCCQLCCSVFKDPVITTCGHTFCRRCALTSEKCPVDNAKLTVVVNNIAVAEQIGELFIHCKYGCRPAASSKPAAFEVDPRGCPFTIKLSARKDHESSCDYRPVRCPNNPSCPPLLKMNLEAHLKECEHIKCPHSKYGCTFIGNQDTYETHLETCKFEGLKEFLQQTDDRFHEMQVAMAQKDQEIAFLRSMLGKLSEKIDQLEKNLELKFDVLDENQSKLSEDLMEFRRDASMLNDELSHINARLNMGILGSYDPQQIFKCKGTFVGHQGPVWCLCVYSIGDLLFSGSSDKTIKVWDTCTTYKCQKTLEGHDGIVLALCIQGNKLYSGSADCTIIVWDIQNLQKVNTIRAHDNPVCTLVSSHNMLFSGSLKAIKVWDIVGTELKLKKELTGLNHWVRALVASQNYLYSGSYQTIKIWDIRNLECVHVLQTSGGSVYSIAVTNHHIVCGTYENLIHVWDIETKEQVRTLTGHVGTVYALAVISTPDQTKVFSASYDRSLRVWSMDNMICTQTLLRHQGSVTALAVSRGRLFSGAVDSTVKVWTC; translated from the exons ATGTCCTTGCGCTCGACGTTCTCACTccatgaggaagaggaggagcca GAGCCGCTGGTGTTTGCTGAACAACCGTCTGTGAAGCTGTGCTGCCAACTGTGCTGTAGTGTGTTTAAGGATCCAGTCATCACAACCTGTGGG CACACATTTTGTAGAAGATGTGCCTTAACATCTG AGAAGTGCCCCGTGGACAATGCCAAACTGACCGTAGTGGTTAACAACATTGCGGTGGCTGAGCAGATCGGGGAGCTCTTCATTCACTGCAAGTATGGCTGCCggcctgcagccagcagcaagcCCGCTGCCTTCGAGGTGGACCCCCGTGGATGTCCGTTTACAATTAAACTGAGTGCCAGGAA AGATCATGAAAGCAGCTGTGATTACAGGCCAGTTCGCTGCCCCAATAACCCCAGCTGCCCACCTCTCCTGAAAATGAACCTGGAGGCCCATCTGAAAGAGTGCGAGCACATAAAATGTCCCCACTCCAAATACGG GTGTACGTTCATAGGAAATCAAGACACTTATGAGACCCACCTGGAGACGTGCAAGTTTGAGGGTCTGAAGGAGTTCCTGCAGCAGACAGACGATCGCTTCCATGAGATGCAGGTGGCAATGGCCCAGAAGGACCAGGAAATTGCCTTCCTGCGCTCCATGCTGGGGAAGCTCTCGGAGAAAATCGACCAGCTGGAGAAGAACCTGGAGCTCAAGTTTG ATGTGTTGGACGAGAACCAGAGCAAGCTGAGCGAGGACCTGATGGAGTTCCGCAGGGATGCCTCCATGCTGAAC GACGAGCTCTCCCACATTAATGCTCGGCTCAACATGGGCATCCTTGGAT CCTATGATCCTCAGCAGATCTTCAAGTGCAAGGGCACCTTTGTGGGACACCAGGGCCCTGTCTGGTGTTTGTGCGTTTACTCCATAGGAGACTTGCTCTTCAGTGGCTCTTCAGACAAAACCATTAAG GTGTGGGATACCTGTACCACATACAAGTGCCAAAAGACCTTGGAGGGTCACGATGGAATTGTACTGGCTCTTTGCATCCAGGG GAACAAGCTGTACAGCGGCTCTGCTGACTGCACCATAATT GTCTGGGATATTCAAAACCTGCAGAAAGTGAACACGATCCGAGCACACGACAATCCTGTCTGCACTTTGGTCTCCTCACATAACATGCTGTTCAGCGGCTCTCTCAAAGCCATCAAG GTCTGGGATATTGTAGGTACTGAGCTCAAACTGAAGAAGGAACTGACAGGTCTCAATCACTGGGTGCGAGCCCTGGTGGCTTCCCAAAACTATCTCTACAGCGGATCTTACCAAACAATCAAG ATCTGGGACATCCGCAACTTGGAGTGTGTCCACGTGCTGCAGACGTCGGGAGGCAGCGTCTACTCCATCGCTGTGACAAACCACCACATCGTCTGTGGCACCTACGAGAACCTCATCCAT GTCTGGGATATTGAAACAAAGGAACAAGTCCGCACGCTGACCGGGCACGTGGGTACGGTCTACGCCCTGGCTGTCATCTCCACGCCGGATCAAACCAAAGTCTTCAGTGCATCCTACGACCGGTCTCTCAGG GTGTGGAGCATGGACAACATGATCTGCACTCAGACGCTGCTGCGACACCAGGGCAGCGTCACTGCCCTCGCCGTCTCCCGGGGCCGCCTCTTCTCCGGTGCCGTGGACAGCACTGTAAAG GTCTGGACGTGCTAG